A region from the Pseudomonas cucumis genome encodes:
- a CDS encoding SpoVR family protein translates to MTAKEQKRQPISTGSEWTFELIQAYDREISRLAARYALDTYPNQIEVITAEQMMDAYASVGMPLGYHHWSYGKHFLSTEKSYSRGQMGLAYEIVINSDPCIAYLMEENTICMQALVVAHACYGHNSFFKGNYLFRTWTDASSIIDYLVFAKQYIMQCEERHGIDAVEDLLDSCHALMNYGVDRYKRPYPISAEEERRRQKDREEHLQKQINDLWRTIPKGADKYSDKDNARFPAEPQENILYFIEKHAPLLEPWQREIVRIVRKIAQYFYPQRQTQVMNEGWATFWHYTLMNDLYDEGLVTEGFMMEFLTSHTSVVFQPGFDSPYYNGINPYTLGFAMYRDIRRICEHPTEEDYRWFPEIAGTDWLSSIKFAMSSFKDESFILQYLSPKVIRDLKLFSILDDDQKDDLLVPAIHDEEGYRTIRETLAAQYNLGNREPNIQIYSIDRRGDRSLTLRHQQHDRKPLGDSTDEVLKHLHRLWGFDIHLETLQGDQVMKTHHVPPRSEHGEGDYGRLDLAVIHL, encoded by the coding sequence ATGACCGCCAAAGAGCAGAAGCGCCAACCCATTTCCACCGGCTCCGAATGGACATTCGAGCTGATCCAGGCCTACGACCGCGAAATCAGTCGTCTCGCGGCCCGTTACGCGCTGGATACGTACCCCAACCAGATTGAAGTGATCACCGCCGAGCAGATGATGGACGCCTATGCCTCTGTCGGCATGCCGTTGGGTTATCACCATTGGTCCTATGGCAAACACTTCCTCAGCACCGAAAAATCCTACAGTCGCGGCCAGATGGGTCTGGCCTACGAGATTGTGATCAACTCGGACCCCTGCATTGCCTATCTGATGGAAGAAAACACCATCTGCATGCAGGCTCTGGTGGTGGCTCACGCCTGCTATGGTCATAACAGTTTCTTCAAAGGCAACTATCTGTTCCGCACCTGGACCGACGCCAGCTCGATCATCGATTACCTGGTGTTCGCCAAGCAGTACATCATGCAGTGCGAAGAACGCCACGGCATCGACGCGGTAGAAGACTTGCTCGACTCCTGCCATGCGCTGATGAACTACGGCGTCGACCGCTACAAACGCCCTTATCCGATTTCTGCCGAAGAAGAACGCCGTCGGCAGAAAGATCGGGAGGAGCATCTGCAGAAGCAGATCAACGATTTATGGCGGACCATTCCAAAAGGCGCGGACAAGTACAGCGACAAGGACAACGCACGCTTCCCCGCCGAACCTCAGGAAAATATCCTGTACTTCATCGAAAAGCACGCCCCGTTGCTGGAGCCTTGGCAGCGCGAAATCGTGCGGATCGTGCGCAAGATCGCCCAGTATTTTTATCCACAGCGCCAGACCCAGGTGATGAACGAAGGCTGGGCCACGTTCTGGCACTACACCTTGATGAACGACTTGTATGACGAAGGCCTGGTCACCGAAGGCTTCATGATGGAATTCCTGACTTCCCATACCAGCGTGGTCTTTCAACCCGGCTTTGACAGCCCCTACTACAACGGCATCAACCCCTACACCCTGGGTTTTGCCATGTATCGCGATATCCGCCGGATATGCGAACACCCCACCGAAGAGGACTATCGCTGGTTTCCGGAAATCGCCGGTACCGACTGGCTGTCCAGCATCAAATTCGCCATGAGCAGCTTCAAGGACGAGAGTTTCATCCTTCAATATCTGTCACCCAAGGTGATCCGCGACCTCAAGCTGTTCAGCATCCTCGATGACGATCAGAAGGACGATCTGCTGGTTCCGGCGATACACGACGAAGAGGGCTATCGAACCATTCGTGAAACCCTGGCGGCGCAATACAACCTGGGCAATCGCGAACCCAACATACAGATCTACAGCATCGACCGGCGTGGTGACCGCTCCCTGACCTTGCGTCACCAGCAACACGACCGCAAACCGCTGGGCGATTCCACTGATGAAGTGCTCAAGCACCTGCACCGCCTCTGGGGCTTCGATATTCACCTGGAAACCCTGCAAGGGGATCAGGTGATGAAAACCCACCATGTTCCGCCCAGAAGCGAGCATGGCGAGGGGGACTACGGCCGGCTCGACCTGGCAGTCATTCATCTTTGA